The Linepithema humile isolate Giens D197 chromosome 7, Lhum_UNIL_v1.0, whole genome shotgun sequence genome has a window encoding:
- the LOC105668566 gene encoding uncharacterized protein, whose protein sequence is MNNAVFGKTMENVRNHTDVRLVTQWEGRYGAEALIAKPNFHSRSVFSENLVAVELRKLEVKFDKPIYVGMCILDISKTCLYEFHYEYMAPLYRDNCKIMYTDTDSLIYFLQCEDVYHDMKRDISKFDTSDYSEDNVYGIPRANKKVPGLMKDENNGAIMTEFVGLRAKMYALRVTGQKDTKKVNDVKKNVVARTITFNDYTRCLNDEIELTRRQSCIRSKMHEVYTVSESKLALSPYDDKRHVVSGSTDTLPWRHYKIQL, encoded by the coding sequence atgaaCAACGCGGTTTTCGGTAAAACCATGgagaatgtgcgaaatcaCACGGATGTACGGCTCGTTACACAGTGGGAGGGTCGGTACGGAGCGGAGGCTTTGATCGCGAAACCGAATTTCCATAGTCGAAGCGTGTTCTCGGAGAATCTAGTCGCCGTAGAGTTGCGAaaactcgaagtgaaattTGACAAGCCAATCTACGTGGGTATGTGTATCCTCGACATATCCAAGACCTGCTTGTACGAGTTTCACTACGAGTACATGGCGCCTCTCTACcgcgacaattgcaaaattatgtataccgataccgatagtctgatatactttctacaatgCGAGGACGTATATCACGATATGAAACGCGATATATCCAAATTCGACACGAGCGACTACTCCGAGGACAACGTTTACGGTATACCGCGCGCCAACAAGAAAGTACCCGGTCTGATGAAAGATGAGAATAACGGCGCGATCATGACGGAATTTGTCGGACTGAGAGCGAAGATGTACGCGTTGAGAGTCACCGGACAAAAAGATACCAAAAAGGTTAACGacgtaaagaaaaatgtagtCGCTAGAACGATAACGTTCAACGATTACACTCGGTGTCTCAACGACGAAATCGAGCTAACGCGGCGTCAATCGTGCATCCGCTCAAAGATGCACGAGGTGTACACCGTGTCGGAGTCGAAGCTCGCGCTCAGTCCGTACGATGATAAGCGGCACGTCGTATCCGGTTCCACCGACACTCTACCATGGAGACATTACAAGatacaattgtaa